A genomic region of Dactylococcopsis salina PCC 8305 contains the following coding sequences:
- the rpsQ gene encoding 30S ribosomal protein S17: MTTKERMGVVVSNKMQKTVVVAVENRSPSRKYGKTVVTTKRYKVHDENNDCQEGDRVRIRETRPLSKTKRWTIAAIIESASGQAPPQPLTSEPEEQ; encoded by the coding sequence ATGACAACTAAAGAACGCATGGGTGTTGTAGTCAGTAACAAAATGCAGAAAACCGTTGTGGTAGCAGTGGAAAACCGCTCTCCCAGTCGGAAATATGGCAAAACCGTTGTCACCACCAAACGCTACAAAGTCCACGACGAAAACAACGACTGTCAAGAGGGCGATCGCGTTCGCATCCGAGAAACCCGTCCCCTTTCCAAAACCAAACGCTGGACAATCGCAGCGATTATCGAATCCGCAAGCGGTCAAGCACCACCTCAACCTCTAACCTCAGAACCAGAAGAACAATGA